One Deltaproteobacteria bacterium genomic window, GCCGGGGCCAATATCCTCCACGAGCCGCAGGACCAGTTCTACGGCGACCGCCGCTATGGAGCCGAGGATCCCGAGGGGCACCACTGGTACTTCGCGCAGCACGTGCGCGACGTGGCGCCCGAGGACATGAAGCCGCCTCCCCGGTAGCGTAGCGACCAGGCACGGAAGGGCGCCGCGCGGGTCCCTCATCAAGCGACGCTCCTATTGCGGGCTCCGTCGACGTTCACCCGGGCTTCGCCGCCGCGAACCGCAAGCGCACGTAGTCCGCCGTCCAGCGGCCGTCGGCGCCGTAGAGGTGCGGCCGGAGCTCCGCGCGCACCGCGTCCAGGAGCGCCGTGCGGTCGGGCGCCGCGGCGAGAAAGGGCTGCGCGAAGGTCTCGAGCCACTCGCCGACGTCGCCCGGCAGCGGCGTCGGGCGCGGGATGAGGGCGATCGAGCGCACGACGAACCCCCGCGCCGCGAGCCGCGCGCGGTACTCGTCGTCGCCGGGGAAGTACCAGGGCTGGATGCGGCGCTCGTCGACGCCTTGGCGCGCCAGCGCCCCGCGCAGCGCGGCGACGATGCGCGCGACGCAGCCGCGCCCGCCGAACTCGCCCACGAACCGCCCGCCGGGCCTGAGCGCGCGCCACACGCCGGCGATGACCCG contains:
- a CDS encoding class I SAM-dependent methyltransferase, with the translated sequence MGAPVVELLAPVAGERILDLGCGDGALTEALVARGCTVVGIDASPAQVEAARRRGLDARVLDGQHLAFDREFDAVFSNAALHWMTEPDRVIAGVWRALRPGGRFVGEFGGRGCVARIVAALRGALARQGVDERRIQPWYFPGDDEYRARLAARGFVVRSIALIPRPTPLPGDVGEWLETFAQPFLAAAPDRTALLDAVRAELRPHLYGADGRWTADYVRLRFAAAKPG